From Desmodus rotundus isolate HL8 chromosome 12, HLdesRot8A.1, whole genome shotgun sequence, one genomic window encodes:
- the CD101 gene encoding immunoglobulin superfamily member 2 — MARTSGVASFFLFLTKLSIGQRQVTVQKGPLFRAEGYPISIGCNVTGHQGPSEQHFQWSVYLPTAPDQEIQIISTKDAAFSYAKYAGRVQSREIYVERVQGNSVLLHISKLQVRDSGAYECHTPNTDEKYYGSYSAKTTLNVIPDTLSAAMSPQTLSKEEGEPLELTCEAAKATAQHTHLSVTWYLMQDGQSPATKIISLSRDFMLMPGPSYTERFEVGDVRLDKLGAATFRLSIGSLRPSDQGQLFCEAAEWIQDPDETWTVITRKQTDQTTLRIQPAVRDFQVSITANSTFAEGKPLELTCLVVGSGQDPQLQGVWFFNGIEMAHIDAGGVLRLKTDYKKRASQGQLQISKLSPKAFSLKIFAAGPEDEGTYRCVVAEMARAQRGSWQELQRKQSPDSPVHLRKPAARSVVLSTQNEQPTVWEGEALKLVCKADGAESLLFVNWWHFPWNQTQPEFIAGMDQTGTVQRGASYGEPSNHGHTRLEKLDWATFQLEIPSTSIRDSGTYECRVSERTGAQGGGLSWAQKMSITVKSLASSLQVNLMSRQPQVKLTNTLNLSCIVGVGYSDLQVPLTVTWQFQPAGSQVFHQLVRVTHQGAIEWGDFPSQFQKKMKVSQSSFHSQLLIYDATKEEEGVYQCKVDVYDRNSLRLGGPARASAVSYPLSIVITLPESKLKVNSSSQVLELSINSNTAIECRILSQTPGNLPLAVIWYFSSISPNASWLMILQMDQTNVVKYGDEFHSPRRRQKFHTEKVSQDVFQLHILNVEDSDQGRYRCGVREWLLSANGVGHRLGEEASGLTELKLRPTGSKVRVSKVYWTENATEHAEVAIHCSLESSGDSASLFSVMWYRTREHSGSTLLVHLQHDGLLEYGEEGLRRHLWCYRSSPTDFVLKFHRVEVEDAGTYWCRVAEWQLLGTPSKWVTHASAESRHVVLTVLPSEPTFPSRICSSTSFIYFLFFCPFVLFILLLICALCLYWKARRLSALRLASQKEKALWVNLNGAGDGPTNRWEEEEEDH, encoded by the exons ATGGCACGCACCTCGGGTGTggcatctttctttctctttctga CTAAGCTCAGCATTGGCCAGAGACAAGTGACAGTTCAGAAAGGACCGCTGTTTAGAGCTGAAGGCTACCCCATCAGCATTGGCTGCAATGTCACTGGCCACCAGGGACCTTCCGAGCAGCATTTCCAGTGGTCTGTTTACCTGCCGACAGCTCCGGACCAAGAAATTCAGATCATCAGCACCAAAGATGCCGCCTTCTCTTATGCGAAGTATGCAGGGCGGgtgcaaagcagggaaatctacGTGGAGAGGGTCCAGGGCAACTCAGTCTTGTTGCACATCTCAAAGCTCCAGGTGAGGGATTCTGGTGCATATGAGTGTCACACCCCGAACACCGATGAAAAATACTACGGGAGTTACAGTGCGAAGACTACGCTCAATG TGATTCCAGACACCCTCTCTGCCGCCATGAGTCCCCAGACCCTCAGCAAGGAGGAAGGTGAGCCATTGGAACTTACCTGTGAGGCAGCCAAAGCCACCGCTCAGCACACCCACCTGTCTGTCACCTGGTACCTGATGCAGGATGGACAAAGTCCAGCCACCAAGATTATTTCCCTCTCCAGAGATTTTATGTTGATGCCTGGCCCCTCGTACACAGAGAGGTTCGAAGTCGGTGACGTGCGGCTCGACAAGCTCGGGGCCGCTACCTTCCGGCTGTCCATAGGGAGCCTGCGGCCCTCAGATCAAGGCCAGCTGTTCTGTGAGGCGGCTGAATGGATTCAGGATCCGGACGAGACCTGGACGGTCATCACGAGAAAGCAGACCGATCAAACGACTCTGAGGATCCAGCCAGCAG TGAGAGATTTTCAAGTCAGCATTACAGCCAACAGCACATTTGCTGAAGGGAAACCCTTAGAACTGACGTGCCTGGTAGTGGGCAGTGGCCAGGACCCCCAGCTTCAGGGCGTTTGGTTCTTCAATGGTATTGAAATGGCCCACATTGATGCTGGCGGAGTTCTGCGTCTGAAGACAGACTACAAAAAGAGAGCAAGTCAAGGACAACTCCAGATTTCAAAATTAAGCCCCAAGGCTTTCTCTCTCAAGATCTTCGCCGCGGGGCCAGAGGATGAAGGCACCTACAGATGTGTGGTGGCAGAGATGGCGAGAGCTCAGAGGGGCTCCTGGCAGGAGCTCCAGAGAAAGCAGTCACCAGACAGTCCCGTGCACCTCAGGAAGCCAGCAG CAAGAAGTGTGGTCTTGTCTACCCAGAACGAGCAGCCAACTGTGTGGGAAGGAGAGGCACTAAAGCTTGTCTGCAAGGCAGACGGAGCTGAAAGTCTCCTGTTTGTGAACTGGTGGCACTTCCCATGGAACCAGACACAGCCAGAGTTCATAGCTGGCATGGATCAGACTGGCACTGTGCAACGGGGTGCCTCCTATGGGGAACCCAGTAACCACGGCCACACAAGGCTGGAGAAACTGGACTGGGCCACCTTCCAGCTGGAGATCCCCTCCACCAGCATCAGAGACAGCGGCACCTACGAGTGCCGAGTGTCTGAGAGGACCGGGGCCCAAGGCGGAGGTCTGAGCTGGGCTCAGAAGATGTCCATCACTGTAAAATCTCTAG CGTCAAGTTTACAAGTTAATTTGATGAGCCGTCAACCACAAGTGAAATTAACCAACACCTTGAACCTTTCCTGCATAGTGGGTGTTGGCTACTCTGACCTCCAGGTGCCACTCACGGTGACGTGGCAGTTTCAGCCAGCCGGGTCTCAAGTCTTCCACCAGCTTGTCCGAGTCACCCATCAAGGCGCTATCGAGTGGGGAGACTTCCCGTCCCAGTTCCAAAAGAAGATGAAGGTTTCACAGTCTTCATTTCATTCTCAACTGCTAATCTACGATGCCAccaaggaagaggagggagtgtACCAGTGTAAAGTGGATGTTTATGACAGAAATTCCCTACGCTTGGGTGGCCCAGCCCGGGCCTCTGCTGTGTCTTACCCACTGAGCATAGTCATCACTTTACCAG AGAGCAAGCTAAAAGTGAACTCAAGCAGTCAAGTCCTAGAGCTCTCCATCAACTCCAACACTGCCATAGAATGTAGGATCTTGTCCCAGACCCCTGGAAACCTGCCGTTAGCTGTCATTTGGTACTTCTCTTCCATTTCCCCTAACGCATCCTGGCTGATGATCCTGCAAATGGACCAAACCAATGTTGTAAAATATGGAGATGAATTTCACAGCCCACGGAGAAGACAAAAATTCCACACCGAGAAGGTTTCTCAAGACGTGTTTCAGCTGCACATTCTGAACGTGGAAGACAGCGATCAGGGCAGATACCGCTGTGGGGTGCGGGAGTGGCTCCTGTCTGCGAACGGCGTGGGGCACAGGCTTGGAGAAGAGGCGTCCGGTCTGACGGAACTGAAACTCAGGCCCACAG GAAGTAAGGTCCGTGTCTCCAAAGTGTACTGGACAGAAAATGCAACCGAGCACGCAGAGGTGGCCATCCACTGCAGCCTGGAGAGCTCCGGCGACTCAGCCTCCCTGTTCTCCGTGATGTGGTACCGGACCAGAGAACATTCTGGAAGCACGCTGCTGGTGCACCTGCAGCACGACGGCTTGCTGGAGTATGGCGAAGAGGGGCTCAGGCGGCACCTGTGGTGTTACCGTTCATCCCCTACAGACTTTGTCCTGAAGTTTCATCGGGTGGAGGTAGAGGATGCAGGCACGTACTGGTGCAGGGTGGCAGAGTGGCAGCTCCTTGGCACCCCCAGCAAGTGGGTCACCCACGCATCGGCTGAGTCGCGGCATGTGGTGCTCACAGTGCTGCCTTCAG AGCCCACGTTTCCTTCCAGGATCTGCTCTTCAACatctttcatctattttttatttttctgcccctTTGTTCTGTTCATTCTTCTGCTCATTTGTGCCCTCTGCCTATACTGGAAGGCCAGGAGGTTGTCAGCACTGAGACTAGCCTCCCAGAAAGAAAAGGCCCTCTGGGTGAACTTGAACGGGGCTGGAGACGGTCCCACCAacaggtgggaggaggaagaggaagaccaCTGA